A window of Tripterygium wilfordii isolate XIE 37 chromosome 7, ASM1340144v1, whole genome shotgun sequence contains these coding sequences:
- the LOC120001813 gene encoding transmembrane 9 superfamily member 7-like, translating to MKMFRIFVVLLFSLLLLSSVKAFYLPGVAPRDVRRGDTLSVKVNKLSSTKTQLPYDYYYLNYCKPSKIVNSAENLGEVLRGDRIENSVYSFEMMEQQPCKVACRVTLDAPSAKNFKEKIDDKYRVNMILDNLPVAVLRERIDGSQSTTYEHGFLVGFKGKYEGSQVKRYFIYNHLSFRVMYHKDPDLDTARIVGFEVSPMSINHEYKEWDEKNPQVTTCNKETITSKKDAISAQEVDTGKDIVFTYDVTFKESGIKWASRWDTYLLMNDDQIHWFAIINSLMIVLFLSGMVAMIMMRTLYRDIANYNQLDTQDEAQEETGWKLVHGDVFRAPVNSGLLCVYVGTGVQIFGMALVTMIFALFGFLSPSNRGGLMTAMVLLWVFMGVFAGYASARLYKMLKGIEWKRNTLKTAFMFPGILFTIFFVLNALIWGEQSSGAVPFGTMFVLVALWFGISVPLVFVGSYLGFKKPAIEDPVKTNKIPRQIPEQAWYMQPVFSILVGGILPFGAIFIELFFILTSLWLNQFYYIFGFLFIVFVILFITCAEITMVLCYFQLCSENYHWWWRSYLTAGSFALYLFLYSIFYFFTKMEITKLVSGILYFGYMIIISYAFFTLTGTVGFYACYWFVQKIYSSVKID from the exons atgaagatgttcAGGATATTCGTAGTTCTGCTTTTCTCTCTCCTGTTACTCTCATCCGTCAAGGCTTTCTATCTCCCCGGCGTCGCTCCTCGCGACGTTCGCAGG GGCGATACTCTTTCTGTCAAAGTGAACAAACTATCATCTACAAAGACACAACTTCCATATGACTACTATTACTTGAACTATTGCAAGCCTTCTAAGATTGTGAATAGTGCAGAAAATTTGGGAGAGGTTCTTCGAGGTGATCGCATAGAGAACTCCGTCTACTCT TTTGAAATGATGGAACAACAGCCGTGCAAAGTAGCCTGTCGAGTAACACTTGATGCTCCATCTGCGAAAAACTTTAAGGAAAAAATTGATGATAAATACCGGGTTAATAT GATTTTGGATAATCTTCCAGTTGCCGTTCTCAGAGAGAGAATTGATGGAAGTCAGTCTACAACGTATGAGCATGGTTTTCTTGTTGGGTTCAAAGGAAAGTATGAAGGG AGCCAGGTGAAGAggtattttatatataatcattTGAGCTTTAGAGTCATGTATCACAAGGATCCTGATTTAGACACTGCTCGAATTGTGGGATTTGAGGTTTCTCCAATGAG TATTAATCATGAGTACAAGGAGTGGGATGAGAAGAATCCACAGGTGACAACCTGTAACAAGGAAACTATAACTTCTAAGAAAGATGCCATTTCAGCACAAGAAGTTGACACCGGCAAGGATATTGTGTTTACTTATGATGTTACCTTCAAG GAAAGTGGGATTAAATGGGCATCTCGTTGGGATACATACCTCCTCATGAATGATGATCAGATTCACTGGTTTGCGATCATTAATTCTTTGATGATTGTTCTCTTCCTTTCTGGTATGGTAGCCATGATCATGATGAGAACTCTGTATAGAGACATAGCGAACTATAATCAGCTTGATACCCAAGACGAGGCTCAGGAAGAAACAGGTTGGAAACTTGTACATGGAGATGTGTTCAGGGCACCTGTCAATTCTGGTTTACTCTGTGTCTATGTTGGTACAGGTGTTCAGATCTTTGGAATGGCTCTTGTAACAATGATATTCgctctttttggttttttatctCCATCAAACAGAGGAGGGCTTATGACTGCCATGGTTCTCTTGTGGGTTTTCATGGGTGTCTTTGCTGGTTATGCTTCCGCGCGTTTGTATAAGATGCTCAAGGGCATAGAATGGAAGAGAAATACCTTAAAAACTGCTTTTATGTTTCCGGGTATTCTTTTCACAATCTTCTTTGTGCTGAATGCTCTAATCTGGGGGGAGCAGTCATCTGGGGCAGTACCCTTTGGGACGATGTTCGTTCTTGTAGCCTTGTGGTTTGGTATTTCAGTTCCCTTGGTATTCGTGGGTAGTTACTTGGGTTTCAAAAAGCCAGCCATTGAAGACCCTGTAAAGACGAATAAAATTCCTAGACAAATACCAGAGCAGGCATGGTATATGCAACCGGTCTTCTCTATACTCGTTGGAGGAATTCTCCCATTTGGTGCTATTTTCATTGAGCTCTTCTTTATCCTGACATCGCTGTGGTTGAACCAGTTCTACTACATCTTCGGCTTCCTTTTCATAGTGTTTGTTATCCTTTTTATAACTTGTGCAGAGATAACAATGGTGCTCTGCTACTTCCAACTCTGCAGTGAAAACTACCACTGGTGGTGGAGGTCTTACCTGACTGCTGGCTCCTTTGCTCTGTATCTTTTCCTCTACTCCATTTTCTACTTCTTCACCAAGATGGAAATCACAAAACTGGTATCAGGCATTCTGTACTTTGGTTACATGATAATTATCTCATATGCTTTCTTTACCTTGACTGGCACGGTAGGCTTCTATGCATGCTACTGGTTTGTTCAGAAGATCTACTCTTCTGTGAAGATCGACTGA